In a genomic window of Zingiber officinale cultivar Zhangliang chromosome 9B, Zo_v1.1, whole genome shotgun sequence:
- the LOC122022956 gene encoding uncharacterized protein LOC122022956 — MLEEALSEQKEMRNEIKQLTQRLENSKKHQKMQDSQRVQIAQSVSRAQGTFPEKPDLNPMEHCNRIELRSGRTVGDPQITTQKELDLEKEHSLLPPNQTQNRDGEEATKKVEETLQAAPQNQTIPFPQKLIASQKDEEFSRFLKKIKEICIEVPLTDALHQMPKFAKFLKGILSNRRQKGDLETVALTENCSALLMVNPPSKLQDPGSFSIPCRIGLELIPRAFCDLGGPALAYFRTPYARSWASKT; from the coding sequence atgcttgaggaagctctctcagagcaaaaggaGATGAGAAACGAGATCAAACAACTGACTCAGAGGCTGGAAAACTCTAAAAAACACCAGAAAATGCAAGACAGCCAGAGAGTTCAGATAGCTCAGTCCGTCTCGAGAGCACAGGGCACATTCCCAGAGAAACCAGATTTAAATCCAATGGAACATTGCAATCGCATTGAACTGAGGAGCGGGCGTACTGTGGGAGATCCCCAAATCAccactcagaaggagcttgacTTAGAGAAAGAGCACTCTCTCCTGCCGCCCAATCAGACTCAAAACAGGGATGGAGAAGAGGCTACTAAGAAGGTTGAAGAAACTCTTCAAGCTGCCCCACAAAATCAGACGATACCTTTTCCTCAGAAGCTTATAGCATCCCAGAAAGACGAAGAGTTCAGCCGATTCCTAAAGAAGATCAAAGAAATCTGTATAGAAGTACCACTGACAGATGCGTTGCACCAAATGCCGAAGTTCGCAAAGTTTCTAAAGGGAATATTATCTAACAGAAGGCAGAAGGGTGACTTAGAGACTGTAGCATTAACAGAAAATTGCAGCGCCCTCCTTATGGTGAATCCCCCATCGAAGCTTCAGGATCCAGGAAGTTTCTCCATACCGTGCAGAATTGGTCTTGAACTCATACCGAGAGCTTTCTGCGACTTGGGGGGGCCAGCGTTAGCCTACTTCCGTACTCCTTATGCAAGAAGCTGGGCCTCCAAAACATAA